In Streptomyces puniciscabiei, a single genomic region encodes these proteins:
- a CDS encoding UPF0182 family protein yields the protein MPDRGGGPTGPRIRAGRPSRGVRTLLMTLGVLAVLGMAFTMFAGFWTDWLWYRSVHYSSVFTTMLWTKIGLFFVFGLLMAVAVGVNIWLAHRLRPPLSAMSMEQQSLDRYRMGIAPYKTWLLLAVTALVGLIAGASAAGQWRTWLMWVNGVPFHQKDPQFHLDVSFYAFDLPWYRFLLGFGFAAAILCLIAAALTHYLYGGLRVTSPGARATAAATGHLSVLLGVFVALKAVAYWLDRYGLAVKSSDFKATGNWTGLRYVDANAYLPAKTILFCIAVICALLFFATLWRRTWQLPVIGFGLMVLSAILIGGLYPAIVQKFQVQPNEQAKEAPYVQKNLKATREAYGIDDTKVTEYAGKSTASDKTGLRSDADDAASIRIMDPNIVSPTFQQAQQMKKYYAFPTNLDVDRYPSKDGKDGKQDTVLGLRELNLDGVPSNNWINDHFRYTHGYGVVAAKGTEADDQRQPVFTESGLPSRGDLGPYQQGIYYGEKTTTYSIVGGPQKEVDYSRDDGTEKTTRYTGKSGVNLDNPLNRAAYAVAFNEPQILYSGAIGKGSRILYNRTPKERVEAVAPWLTIDGDTYPAVVDGHIQWIVDAYTTSNGYPYSSRTTLGDTTADSLTATNNNRAVVAQQNQVNYIRNSVKATVDAYTGEVKLYQWDTQDPVLKTWMKAFPGTVQPKKAISQDLLSHLRYPQDLFKVQRELLTRYHVTDAQTFLTGSEVWQVPDDPTNDSGSAVPPYYLSMKMPDQSRQSFSLTTTFTPNGRDNLSAFMAVDSDPGTSDYGKIRILKLPTSTTADGPKQVQSQFNSRPDIAETISLLTRGHSKVEYGNLLTVPLDGGLLYAEPVYVLGGKLKYPLLGKVLVTYNGKTAFEDTLDQALNKVFGVDGSTTTPPDTGTTNPPSSANPTVQQALTDAQKAFDAGQQALKAPNGPDWTAYDKAQKDLKAALKRAEEAQAKAGKNGSTGSTGSKS from the coding sequence ATGCCGGACCGCGGCGGAGGCCCGACGGGGCCACGGATCAGAGCGGGACGACCGTCCCGGGGTGTCCGGACCCTGCTGATGACCCTGGGCGTCCTGGCCGTCCTCGGCATGGCGTTCACCATGTTCGCGGGCTTCTGGACGGACTGGCTGTGGTACCGGTCGGTGCACTACTCGTCGGTGTTCACGACCATGCTGTGGACCAAGATCGGCCTCTTCTTCGTCTTCGGGCTGCTGATGGCGGTCGCGGTGGGGGTCAACATCTGGCTGGCGCACCGCCTGCGGCCCCCGCTGAGCGCCATGTCCATGGAGCAGCAGAGCCTCGACCGCTACCGGATGGGCATCGCGCCGTACAAGACATGGCTGCTGCTCGCCGTCACCGCGCTCGTCGGGCTGATCGCCGGCGCCTCGGCGGCCGGCCAGTGGCGGACCTGGCTGATGTGGGTCAACGGCGTGCCCTTCCACCAGAAGGACCCCCAGTTCCACCTCGACGTCTCCTTCTACGCCTTCGACCTGCCCTGGTACCGCTTCCTGCTCGGCTTCGGCTTCGCCGCCGCCATCCTCTGTCTGATCGCCGCCGCGCTCACGCACTATCTGTACGGCGGGCTGCGCGTCACCAGCCCCGGCGCGCGGGCCACCGCCGCCGCGACCGGTCATCTGTCGGTGCTGCTCGGCGTCTTCGTCGCCCTCAAGGCGGTCGCCTACTGGCTCGACCGGTACGGCCTGGCGGTCAAGTCCAGCGACTTCAAGGCGACCGGCAACTGGACCGGCCTGCGTTACGTCGACGCCAACGCCTATCTGCCGGCGAAGACGATCCTGTTCTGCATCGCCGTCATCTGCGCGCTGCTGTTCTTCGCCACGCTGTGGCGGCGCACCTGGCAGCTGCCGGTCATCGGCTTCGGCCTGATGGTCCTCTCGGCGATCCTGATCGGCGGTCTGTACCCGGCGATCGTGCAGAAGTTCCAGGTCCAGCCCAACGAACAGGCCAAGGAAGCCCCGTACGTCCAGAAGAACCTCAAGGCGACCCGCGAGGCGTACGGCATCGACGACACCAAGGTCACCGAGTACGCCGGCAAGTCCACGGCCTCGGACAAGACCGGTCTGCGCAGTGACGCGGACGACGCGGCGAGCATCCGGATCATGGACCCGAACATCGTCTCGCCGACGTTCCAGCAGGCGCAGCAGATGAAGAAGTACTACGCCTTCCCGACCAACCTGGACGTCGACCGGTACCCCTCGAAGGACGGCAAGGACGGGAAACAGGACACGGTCCTCGGCCTGCGCGAGCTGAACCTGGACGGCGTCCCGAGCAACAACTGGATCAACGACCACTTCCGTTACACGCACGGCTACGGCGTGGTCGCCGCCAAGGGCACCGAGGCCGACGACCAGCGCCAGCCGGTCTTCACCGAGTCCGGCCTGCCGTCCAGGGGTGACCTCGGCCCGTACCAGCAGGGTATCTACTACGGCGAGAAGACCACCACGTACTCCATCGTCGGCGGACCGCAGAAGGAGGTCGACTACTCGAGGGACGACGGCACCGAGAAGACCACCAGGTACACCGGCAAGAGCGGCGTCAACCTCGACAACCCCCTCAACCGGGCAGCGTACGCGGTGGCGTTCAACGAGCCGCAGATCCTCTACTCCGGCGCGATCGGCAAGGGCTCGCGGATCCTGTACAACCGCACGCCCAAGGAGCGCGTCGAGGCGGTCGCCCCCTGGCTGACCATCGACGGCGACACCTACCCCGCGGTCGTGGACGGCCATATCCAGTGGATCGTCGACGCGTACACGACGTCGAACGGCTACCCGTACTCCTCGCGTACGACCCTCGGCGACACGACGGCCGACTCGCTGACCGCCACCAACAACAACCGCGCGGTGGTGGCCCAGCAGAACCAGGTCAACTACATCCGCAACTCGGTGAAGGCGACCGTCGACGCGTACACCGGCGAGGTCAAGCTGTACCAGTGGGACACCCAGGACCCCGTGCTGAAGACCTGGATGAAGGCCTTCCCGGGCACCGTGCAGCCGAAGAAGGCCATCTCGCAGGACCTGCTGTCCCATCTGCGCTATCCGCAGGACCTGTTCAAGGTCCAGCGCGAGCTGCTCACCCGCTACCACGTGACGGACGCGCAGACGTTCCTCACCGGCAGCGAGGTCTGGCAGGTGCCCGACGACCCGACCAACGACTCGGGCAGCGCGGTGCCGCCGTACTACCTGAGCATGAAGATGCCGGACCAGAGCCGGCAGTCGTTCTCGCTGACGACGACGTTCACGCCGAACGGACGGGACAACCTCAGCGCGTTCATGGCGGTCGACTCCGATCCGGGCACCAGTGACTACGGCAAGATCAGAATCCTGAAACTGCCGACGAGTACGACGGCCGACGGTCCCAAACAGGTGCAGAGCCAGTTCAACTCCCGGCCGGACATCGCGGAGACGATCAGCCTGCTCACCCGCGGGCACTCCAAGGTCGAGTACGGCAATCTGCTGACCGTGCCGCTCGACGGCGGGCTGCTGTACGCGGAGCCGGTCTACGTCCTCGGCGGTAAGCTGAAGTACCCGTTGCTGGGCAAGGTACTGGTCACCTACAACGGCAAGACGGCGTTCGAGGACACCCTCGACCAGGCGCTCAACAAGGTGTTCGGCGTGGACGGTTCGACCACCACACCACCGGACACCGGCACCACCAACCCGCCGTCCTCCGCCAATCCGACCGTCCAACAGGCCCTGACCGACGCCCAGAAGGCGTTCGACGCGGGCCAGCAGGCCCTCAAGGCGCCGAACGGCCCGGACTGGACCGCGTACGACAAGGCGCAGAAGGACCTGAAGGCCGCCCTGAAGCGGGCCGAGGAAGCGCAGGCCAAGGCCGGCAAGAACGGCAGCACCGGCAGCACCGGCAGCAAGAGTTGA
- a CDS encoding PPA1309 family protein: MSNTPMAASPLTRAVLEIDEYVSGLGWDQPARLFALVDTARLRAQEPALAAQLGLEDESASAGLTPIEQDEIPSGKPLDEFLGTIAWPDAVVGCALSVERLMLPPSAEAQVPENLSEAKLAKWVADHPERQEVRMTVAVLRDGGRESALRLREKDSPTEVLTGPDLVPGLAEALAATFAD, from the coding sequence ATGTCCAACACTCCCATGGCAGCGAGCCCGCTCACCCGGGCCGTACTCGAGATCGACGAGTACGTCTCCGGCCTCGGCTGGGACCAGCCCGCTCGCCTCTTCGCCCTTGTCGACACCGCACGGCTGCGGGCTCAGGAACCCGCGCTCGCGGCCCAGCTGGGCCTTGAGGACGAGTCCGCCTCCGCCGGTCTCACCCCGATCGAGCAGGACGAGATCCCGTCCGGCAAGCCGCTGGACGAGTTCCTCGGCACCATCGCCTGGCCGGACGCGGTGGTCGGCTGCGCGCTCTCGGTGGAGCGCCTGATGCTGCCGCCGTCCGCCGAGGCGCAGGTCCCGGAGAACCTGAGCGAGGCCAAGCTGGCCAAGTGGGTCGCCGACCACCCCGAGCGCCAGGAGGTGCGCATGACGGTCGCGGTGCTGCGCGACGGCGGGCGCGAGTCGGCGCTGCGGCTGCGCGAGAAGGACTCCCCGACGGAGGTCCTGACCGGCCCCGACCTGGTGCCCGGCCTGGCCGAGGCCCTGGCGGCGACGTTCGCGGACTGA
- a CDS encoding YlbL family protein has protein sequence MPRRTATMLASTLMLIALLCAGVLIPVPYAEMSPGPTVNTLGDHDGEPVLQISGHRTYPTDGNLNMTTVRVTSANFRMNLVQAVYGWLDPDTKIVPHDTLYPNGTTEEQSSQQNAEEFSQSQESAKVAALKELGVPVKSWVIVSTVVKGSPAEGRLHAGDVIKAVDGTAVKQPSDVAKLVTRHKPGQNAVFTVVPAKEQAAAEKAHRTASRTQDVTITTTTSDDSGAKRAIVGISAGTDHTFPFTIDIKLADVGGPSAGLMFALGIYDKLTPGSLTGGKFVAGTGTIDDNGTVGPIGGVEMKTVGARDRGAQYFLTPADNCAAAAKDTPGGLTLVKVKDIGDALDALKDIRSGNTAALPKCTTKG, from the coding sequence ATGCCACGCCGCACCGCGACGATGCTCGCCTCCACCCTGATGCTGATCGCGCTCCTGTGCGCGGGAGTGCTCATCCCCGTGCCGTACGCGGAGATGTCCCCCGGCCCGACCGTGAACACGCTCGGGGACCACGACGGCGAGCCGGTGCTGCAGATCTCCGGGCACAGGACGTACCCGACCGACGGCAACCTGAACATGACGACGGTCCGGGTGACCAGCGCGAACTTCCGCATGAACCTGGTGCAGGCGGTCTACGGCTGGCTGGACCCCGACACCAAGATCGTCCCGCACGACACGCTCTACCCGAACGGGACGACCGAGGAGCAGTCCTCGCAGCAGAACGCGGAGGAGTTCAGTCAGTCCCAGGAGAGCGCCAAGGTCGCCGCGCTGAAGGAACTGGGCGTCCCGGTGAAGTCCTGGGTGATCGTCTCCACGGTCGTCAAGGGCTCGCCGGCCGAGGGCAGGCTGCACGCCGGTGACGTGATCAAGGCCGTCGACGGCACGGCCGTGAAGCAGCCCTCCGACGTCGCCAAGCTCGTCACCAGGCACAAGCCCGGGCAGAACGCCGTCTTCACCGTCGTCCCCGCCAAGGAGCAGGCCGCCGCCGAGAAGGCGCACAGGACGGCGAGCAGGACGCAGGACGTCACCATCACCACGACCACGTCCGACGACAGCGGCGCCAAGCGGGCCATCGTCGGGATCTCCGCCGGCACCGACCACACCTTCCCGTTCACGATCGACATCAAGCTCGCCGACGTCGGCGGGCCCAGCGCCGGTCTGATGTTCGCCCTCGGCATCTACGACAAGCTGACCCCGGGCAGCCTGACCGGCGGCAAGTTCGTCGCCGGCACCGGCACCATCGACGACAACGGCACCGTCGGGCCGATCGGCGGCGTCGAGATGAAGACCGTGGGCGCCCGCGACCGGGGCGCCCAGTACTTCCTGACGCCCGCCGACAACTGCGCGGCCGCCGCCAAGGACACCCCGGGCGGGCTCACCCTGGTCAAGGTGAAGGACATCGGCGACGCGCTCGACGCGCTGAAGGACATCCGCAGCGGCAACACCGCGGCGCTGCCCAAGTGCACCACCAAGGGCTGA
- a CDS encoding molybdenum cofactor biosynthesis protein MoaE, whose product MAHANEHPGEQAAQDPIKVIGVRDTALSVDEVFRAVGDDAAGGIALFVGTVRNHDGGADVDALGYSCHPSAEAEMRRIAEKVVAEYPVRALAAVHRVGDLRVGDLAVVVGVACPHRAEAFEACRKLIDDLKHEVPIWKHQRFSDGTDEWVGA is encoded by the coding sequence ATGGCACACGCGAACGAGCACCCCGGTGAGCAGGCGGCACAGGACCCCATCAAGGTGATCGGTGTCCGGGACACCGCGCTCTCCGTGGACGAGGTGTTCCGGGCCGTCGGGGACGACGCGGCCGGGGGCATCGCCCTGTTCGTAGGGACGGTGCGCAACCACGACGGGGGCGCGGACGTGGACGCGCTCGGGTACTCCTGCCACCCCAGTGCCGAGGCCGAGATGCGGCGGATCGCCGAGAAGGTGGTGGCCGAGTATCCGGTGCGGGCGCTGGCCGCCGTGCACCGGGTGGGGGACCTGCGGGTCGGGGACCTGGCCGTGGTCGTCGGCGTCGCCTGTCCGCACCGCGCCGAGGCCTTCGAGGCCTGCCGGAAGCTGATCGACGACCTCAAGCACGAGGTGCCCATCTGGAAGCACCAGAGGTTCTCCGACGGCACCGATGAATGGGTCGGCGCGTAG